One genomic segment of Brevibacillus laterosporus LMG 15441 includes these proteins:
- a CDS encoding cupin domain-containing protein: MHYQAINLNEKLSTFNDLWSPKVIAEINDYQFKLIKIAGDFMWHEHQGTDKVFIVLEGEMFIAFRDGQVKISKGEMFIVPGGADHKPFAEKECHIMLVEPRGVINTGGTESE, from the coding sequence ATGCATTACCAAGCTATTAATCTGAATGAGAAGCTATCTACATTCAACGATCTCTGGTCTCCGAAAGTCATTGCTGAAATAAATGACTATCAATTTAAGCTCATTAAGATTGCTGGGGATTTTATGTGGCACGAGCATCAAGGGACGGATAAGGTATTTATTGTGCTCGAAGGAGAGATGTTCATTGCTTTTCGTGATGGCCAAGTGAAAATTTCCAAGGGTGAGATGTTTATTGTCCCGGGGGGAGCCGATCATAAGCCTTTCGCCGAAAAGGAATGCCATATCATGTTGGTGGAGCCTAGAGGCGTAATAAACACTGGCGGTACTGAGTCCGAATGA